A genomic window from Gossypium hirsutum isolate 1008001.06 chromosome D10, Gossypium_hirsutum_v2.1, whole genome shotgun sequence includes:
- the LOC107914662 gene encoding uncharacterized protein isoform X1: MSATHSQHVLRLVLSCRSIKALVTQPGTSYIVAMASSTEQEFLIQYRSKLDQFPRSRRFWDSKVASKVGEKLGFRLKEIGISNIAIDVDEEISRPIDRRRLVLPVFDSLRRAGVEIDGAERLSQIGHNQEKHSVFGLVAAELVPGSK, translated from the exons ATGTCTGCAACTCACAGCCAGCACGTGCTTCGCTTGGTCCTCTCATGCCGCAGCATCAAGGCCCTCGTCACTCAGCCGGGGACATCCTACATCGTCGCCATGGCCTCCTCCACCGAGCAAGAATTCCTCATCCAATACCGATCCAAGCTCGACCAATTCCCCCGCTCCCGCCGCTTCTGGGACTCCAAAGTCGCTTCCAAAGTCGGTGAGAAGCTCGGCTTCCGCTTGAAGGAAATCGGCATCAGCAACATCGCCATCGATGTcgatgaagagatctctagaccTATTGACCGCCGTAGATTGGTTTTGCCGGTCTTTGATTCTTTACGCCGAGCCGGTGTGGAGATCGATGGTGCCGAAAGATTGAGCCAAATTGGCCATAACCAGG AAAAACATAGCGTGTTTGGGTTGGTGGCAGCAGAACTAGTGCCTGGTTCAAAATGA
- the LOC107914662 gene encoding uncharacterized protein isoform X2 produces MSATHSQHVLRLVLSCRSIKALVTQPGTSYIVAMASSTEQEFLIQYRSKLDQFPRSRRFWDSKVASKVGEKLGFRLKEIGISNIAIDVDEEISRPIDRRRLVLPVFDSLRRAGVEIDGAERLSQIGHNQEIRLLNKI; encoded by the exons ATGTCTGCAACTCACAGCCAGCACGTGCTTCGCTTGGTCCTCTCATGCCGCAGCATCAAGGCCCTCGTCACTCAGCCGGGGACATCCTACATCGTCGCCATGGCCTCCTCCACCGAGCAAGAATTCCTCATCCAATACCGATCCAAGCTCGACCAATTCCCCCGCTCCCGCCGCTTCTGGGACTCCAAAGTCGCTTCCAAAGTCGGTGAGAAGCTCGGCTTCCGCTTGAAGGAAATCGGCATCAGCAACATCGCCATCGATGTcgatgaagagatctctagaccTATTGACCGCCGTAGATTGGTTTTGCCGGTCTTTGATTCTTTACGCCGAGCCGGTGTGGAGATCGATGGTGCCGAAAGATTGAGCCAAATTGGCCATAACCAGG AGATTAGGCTTCTGAATAAAATTTAG